The genomic region TGAAAGAACAATTGTAGCAATAGACAATGTTCTCTGTGGTCTGTATACATATCACAACCAGTTTCTTAGTGGTCtatatgtcacaaccagattccTTTGTTGTCtctatgtcacaaccagattccTTTGATTGTAGTCtctatgtcacaaccagattccTTTATAGTCtctatgtcacaaccagattccTTTGATTGTAGTCtctatgtcacaaccagattccTTTGATTGTAGTCtctatgtcacaaccagattccTTTGATTGTAGTCtctatgtcacaaccagattcaTTTGTTGTCtctatgtcacaaccagattccTTTGATTGAAGTCtctatgtcacaaccagattctTTTTTTGTGGTGTCTCTGTGATGACACAACCAGATACCTTTCTGGTCTCTATGACACAAACAATTTCAATAACCAACATTGTTGAAGTTTAAATATATTGATGTGCCAAGGATTTTGCAAAGATTATAGTTCATACACTTAttcaaaatcatttgaaaaagacaaaaaagtGTAACAATGCCAGTGTCAATCACAGTACATgtcaatgtcaatttcaatacacATTAAAGGAATTTGGTATCGCCCACACCCCTGAATCCTGACCACCCCCTCATAAAATAATGGGCTATTTCCAAATTagaaatatatacatatttcAAATCTGATTTGTACTTTAAGGGAAAGCTTTTGTCACCGAAAACAGCCACAATGTATTTAAAATGACCATGGGCATAACACAGCAAAATCAAACCAGAATTTTTTAGATTTGAGGGTGAAATCAGGGAAAGAATTTGACCTTTCAGAAGAAGCCAGTCtggaaaatgtctgaaaaattGGTTGGGAACAGAGTGTACAGGATAACTTTGGAAGCCCCTGGGGAAAAGATGGTGGCATAAATCGCTAATTGCAGGCATTGAACAAAAAGTTCGAAACCTCAATTATCATTGCATAATCATATCTTACCAATGAGGCAACATCGTGAAGGATTATTTCGGTAAAATTGAACGGCGACTTGACAAACCCTTGGAAAAAGAATCGGCCATAAGCACCTTTACGAAACTCCTGCTCTGCCAGTAAGAGGAAATATTTTATCCActttatcaaatatttcaatcatATTAAGCATTTTAATTAAGAAAAGTATGTTACAGAGCACTCTGTATGTTGTCTAGGCAATTAATTGCTCTGTTTTATCAGTCATTGATTAAATAAAGTTTATACGAAACGAGTGCTGACGGGAATCCTGCCTCAGTATTGGTGACGTCATTCACACGAAATTTCCACATGGCAAtgaaattttgataaattttcgTAAAAGTGCTCGATTTCTTGTTGATCTTGGTAGATTTTTTGAAATCGTGAAGCCGAACGTGGCAGAGATGGAGTATACAACCAGTCCCGGTAGTGCCACTGGCAGAATGTACGTTAATACTTAGAAATTCGATCTTCAAAACATGACCATATTTTGCATGTGAGagttgtgtacaaaatgtacagtgtacattatgTAGTGTATTTGTACAGTCTTATTGGCCCATCCCAGGCCTCCCAATCAAGGATCCACATATGATACTATGGGCTCTTGCCAGGCCAGCGCCAGTCAAGAACATTACGAAGGGTCATCATGGTTAAaacattgtccgaagtcggcttaggtCTTCTTTTCTGACGATGACGTGTTCTGTGTCGGCGCATTTTTGATTTTTCGTCTTTGTCGAAAAGGCCTATTCTTTTTTCAACCAGAATGCCTGAGTAGTGAGTGACTTTGATCGGAAATCCGAAAATAGAATGAATGGAGTGTTTCTGTATGTATGGAGCAGCACCTAAACCAATAATTCTTTGATTTCTTCACTTTCAGTCTGTGTTGTGAATGTGGTACAGCCATCGATCCGAATCCAACCAACATGTGCGTAGCCTGCCTCCGAACCCAGGTCGACATCACAGAAGGAATCCCTAAGTCTGGGACACTACATTTCTGCAGAAATTGTGAAAGGTATACTCCACGAAAATCTAGTCATTCTCtgatttttgatattttagaaatagtccaaattattcatttatttgtttGGAAGAAAGGTGTTTTGTGTTTATTCCTCTATTGAACAATGTGTGAGCAGACTTCAAAATGTCTGTCCAATCATTGATATATCATCTTAAACTTTGTTGAGGTAATATTTTCAAACTTCACTCTGATGAGAATCTCTTTATTTTGTTCCAGATACCTGACACCACCGGACACCTGGGTGAAAGCTTCTCTAGAATCAAGGGAGTTACTCTCTGTGTGTCTCAAGAAGTTGAAAGGTTTGAGTAAGGTATGTTGTCATATTGGAAGAGACTGAGTAAAACCTTTGAAATATATCAGTAAAAGAAGATCTGTTTGTGTTATGTGTACCATTGTGCATTGTTTTTCAGGTGCGGCTTGTGGATGCAGGGTTTGTGTGGACGGAGCCGCATTCAAAACGCATCAAGGTGAAGATAACCATCCAGAAAGAAGTAGTAAACAGTGCCGTCTTGGAGCAGGTGTTTGTTGTCGAGTTCACCGTTAATAATCAGATGTGTACTGAATGTCATCGGGTCGAGGCGAAAGACTTCTGGAGGGCGGTCGCACAAGTCCGGCAGAAAGAGGTATGTAAGGTATTTCACACATCTTTGAAAAGTTGACATCTGTGTTGAGTGTGGAACACATTGCAAAATGTCCAAGTCTAGTGAAACTATCTGaaaaacagttcaatcaacTTAACTAAGTAACAGATAGGCATCCTAAATATTTGTGATTTGTGAGAAAGTTGCAGGAAATTATATGTTTCAATTCTGTTTTCAGACTTCGCACAAGAAGACATTGTTCTATCTCGAGCAGATGATCCTGAAGCATAAGGCGCACGTCAATACTGTGGGCATCAAACCTGTGGTTGGCGGAATTGATTTCTTCTTCGCACAGAAACAGGACGCTAAGAAACTTGTCGATTTCCTCCAGTGTATTGTACCTTGCAAGTAAGTTAGGTAAACTTGGCTCTGTTTCGAATTTGCAATGCAATCATTGCAATGGATGTAAGAAGATGCATCATTGTCTGTTGTCTTTATGAACTGTTCCTGGCTTGCTTGAGGGGGGGGATTGATGCGTCTAACAAGCCTAAAGTTTACCCAGTGAGGCAAATGACAAGTCCTCCCTCGAGGCCCGTTTGATGTAAGAGGTTGGAAAGTCCATGAATGGTCAAATTGCTGCCTGGCTTCAACTAATGAGGTGTACAAACTTTATTTTTCAGGTACCAGACAGCGCAACAGTTAGTCTCCCATGATCCTAAGAGTAATATTTTCAACTACAAAAGTACATTTTCTGTGGAAATTCCACCAATATGCAAGGTATGAATCAGTAATGATAGTCCAAATGTCTGCTCTGCACAAGAGAAGTAAAACGATTACAGATGATGTAGAATCAACTACATGCGCCTAAGTTGTCTCGGCTTCAGTTTGTAATCAGAAGAGGGCTGATAATTTGGAAGCAATGTGTTGTGCTCAAACCAAATTTCGATATACCATTACTGTTGTATTCAGCGTCCACTCCTCTGAAGGCTATGAATGGTTTCTCTTTCACAGGATAATGTTGTGTGCCTTCCAGCCAAACTCGCCCAGTCACTTGGCAACTTGGGCCAGATTTGTGTTTGCTACCGTGTGTCATCTGTGATACATCTGATCGACCCAAACACGTGTCAAAGTAAGTATTAAAAGCGACATGTATTATAGTTCATTCGTAACTGTTATGTCCAGATCGATTCAGGCTCTTGAGTGCAAACTAGCTAAATAAGTTGAGTGAAATCTCATTGAGTAAGGGCCAAAGTAGACAGCACCAACCTAAAAGATGGCTATTTATGAAATGATTTTCACTCTTTTTAGTTGCTGAGGTTCCTGGTCCGGTGTACTGGCGTGCTCCCTTCCACTCCATCTGTGGACCGAAGCAACTACAGGAGTTCATTGTGATGCAGATAGATGAGGTGTTTGAGAAGGATAAGAAGCTGGGACGGGGACATGGTCAGGAGTCCAAGAGGGTAGGTATTGTCTTGAAGATAGCAATGACTGCTGGGTCTA from Lineus longissimus chromosome 19, tnLinLong1.2, whole genome shotgun sequence harbors:
- the LOC135502895 gene encoding 60S ribosomal export protein NMD3-like, which encodes MEYTTSPGSATGRILCCECGTAIDPNPTNMCVACLRTQVDITEGIPKSGTLHFCRNCERYLTPPDTWVKASLESRELLSVCLKKLKGLSKVRLVDAGFVWTEPHSKRIKVKITIQKEVVNSAVLEQVFVVEFTVNNQMCTECHRVEAKDFWRAVAQVRQKETSHKKTLFYLEQMILKHKAHVNTVGIKPVVGGIDFFFAQKQDAKKLVDFLQCIVPCKYQTAQQLVSHDPKSNIFNYKSTFSVEIPPICKDNVVCLPAKLAQSLGNLGQICVCYRVSSVIHLIDPNTCQIAEVPGPVYWRAPFHSICGPKQLQEFIVMQIDEVFEKDKKLGRGHGQESKRHSLAEVYVVKSSEIGSDQQHFCRTHLGHLLSAGDSVLGFDMTNANVNNEYLDKMRQDRLPDVVLVKKVFGDRSKRIRKRKWKLQHLAEGTHDFDAASVERDYNDFLEDLEEDPAIRQNVNIYRDAAKVTVETETDTDDDDLPQISLQEMLDDLHIVEDATGGEGADMME